A genomic stretch from Lathyrus oleraceus cultivar Zhongwan6 chromosome 2, CAAS_Psat_ZW6_1.0, whole genome shotgun sequence includes:
- the LOC127123025 gene encoding uncharacterized protein LOC127123025, whose product MSDSSSSESCNPNREDPVYDSANTSHARRPKETVSGFSSAIALDEQTREGSRYVHSAIATMVTGILSGNHKVLGVSVPLNTIVPKNVACQENTISLGKNVSDDAEQTDAHEGSNIDKPLENVGSEEVRVTHDFSDNPNCEAETVNLEEFSDNEWKYVYHKRMTLERELAQNVLECKEIVDLIQEAGLMKTVTQLSKCYVILVKEFIVNVSEECADGKSREFRKVYVRVITAKQVRKWPLKGKLVASKLSVKYVMLHKIGAANWVPTNHKSTVAVMLGKFIYVVGTKAKFDYGTYIFDQPMKHAGSFGVKGPIAFPSLICGIVLNQFPNILTENDFVKRRESPLAFNHKLFLGKHVPDIAMATGETSSVCNQPGKAVVIAILKETCKELEARKLTLEKLIIKLEMTEDDVLGEAVDAAEGAARQSTEGEEDVNPDDGTDDDADSESDE is encoded by the exons ATGTCTGATTCCTCTAGCTCTGAATCATGCAACCCTAACAGGGAAGATCCTGTGTATGACTCTGCGAATACCTcacatgcaagaagacctaaagaaactgTCTCAGGCTTCTCCTCAGCAATCGCGCTTGATGAACAAACCAGAGAAGGCTCCAGGTATGTTCACAGTGCCATTGCAACTATGGTGACTGGAATTTTGTCTGGTAATCATAAGGTTCTTGGGGTCTCAGTTCCCTTAAACACGATTGTACCGAAAAATGTTGCTTGTCAAGAAAATACAATTTCCTTAGGAAAGAATGTGTCTGATGATGCTGAGCAAACTGatgctcatgaggggtcaaaTATTGACAAACCCTTAGAGAATGTGGGTAGTGAAGAAGTCCGTGTCACTCATGATTTCAGTGACAACCCTAACTGTGAAGCTGAAACAGTTAACCTGGAGGAATTTTCTGATAATGA gtggaagtatgttTATCACAAGAGGATGACTTTGGAaagggaactggctcagaatgtTCTGGAATGTAAGGAGATTGTAGACCTCATTCAAGAGGCAGGGTTAATGAAAACTGTGACTCAGCTCTCAAAGTGCTATGTGATTTTAGTAAAGGAGTttattgtcaatgtgtctgaggaatgtgcTGATGGAAAGTCTAGGGAATTCAGAAAAGTAtatgtgcgag tcatcactgctaaACAAGTCAGGAAGTGGCCTCTAAAAGGTAAGTTGGTGGCCAGCAAACTCAGTGTCAAGTATGTTATGCTGCACAAAAttggagctgccaactgggtgcccacCAATCACAAATCTACAGTGGCTGtaatgcttggaaagttcatatATGTTGTTGGAACCAAAGCCAAGTTTGACTATGGAACCTACATTTTTGATCAACCCATGAAGCATGCAGGAAGCTTCGGTGTGAAGgggcctatagcctttccttcccTCATATGTGGTATTGTGTTGAATCAATTTCCAAACATATTAACAGAAAATGAttttgtgaaaagaagagagagtcctTTGGCCTTCAATCATAAATTGTTCCTAGGGAAGCATGTTCCTGACATTGCCATGGCAACAGGAGAGACATCAAGTGTTTGCAATCAACCAGGTAAAGCTGTTGTCATTGCAATACTCAAAGAAACATGCAAGGAGTTAGAGGCAAGGAAGCTCACTTTGGAAAAATTGATTATCAAATTGGAGATGACTGAAGATGATGTACTTGGTGAAGCTGTTGATGCTGCAGAAGGAGCTGCAAGACAAAGTACAGAGGGTGAAGAGGATGTCAATCCTGATGATGGCACTGATGATGATGCTGACTCTGAGTCAGATGAATAA